One Chitinophaga sp. H8 DNA window includes the following coding sequences:
- a CDS encoding class I SAM-dependent methyltransferase, which yields MKSNFKKYEHTTTPTMHTNKAHWENVYHTRQPEEVSWTQATPHTSLDFIRAFNLPKTAAIIDIGGGDSKLADYLLEEGYENITVLDISAKALEKAQHRLGDKADKIKWIVQDITTFAPDTQYHLWHDRAAFHFLTAETQVHKYLHTMQQCIPSGGYAVMGTFATTGPEKCSGLPIQQYDENTLAQLLQNGFEKIKCMTTTHTTPFNTKQDFLFCSFRRKEA from the coding sequence TTGAAAAGCAATTTTAAGAAATACGAACACACAACCACACCAACCATGCATACCAATAAAGCACACTGGGAAAATGTATACCATACCCGCCAGCCGGAAGAAGTGAGCTGGACACAGGCAACTCCACATACCTCCCTTGATTTTATCCGCGCTTTTAACCTGCCCAAAACAGCCGCTATCATTGATATAGGTGGGGGCGACAGCAAGCTGGCGGATTATCTCCTGGAAGAAGGGTATGAAAATATTACCGTGCTGGATATCTCGGCCAAAGCCCTTGAAAAAGCACAACACCGCCTGGGGGATAAAGCGGATAAAATAAAATGGATCGTACAGGATATCACCACGTTTGCACCTGATACCCAATACCACCTGTGGCACGACAGGGCGGCCTTCCATTTCCTGACGGCGGAAACGCAGGTGCATAAATATTTGCATACCATGCAGCAATGCATTCCTTCCGGCGGCTATGCGGTGATGGGCACCTTTGCTACCACCGGCCCTGAAAAATGCAGCGGCCTGCCGATACAGCAATATGACGAAAATACCCTCGCCCAACTGCTGCAAAACGGCTTTGAAAAAATAAAGTGTATGACCACCACACATACCACACCTTTCAATACCAAACAAGATTTCCTGTTTTGTAGTTTCCGGCGAAAAGAAGCCTAA
- a CDS encoding ligand-binding sensor domain-containing protein — MKLKLVYILLVLTLNFSCIEKKSTEKEVKNPELVISLKADTLKFTSGIRAIFQDSKGNYWFGSHKEGVSFYNGKSFEYFTTNEGLSDNQIRSIQEDKNGKIWFGTAKGISAYDKGKFTTYSTNFNNPRYEWNETNGDLWFYAGEEDGINRFDGKNMNYLIFPKPKNENLNNSYGVTDISKEQDGKVWMATYAALFNYDGKMVNIFDNEKLNLKDNELLHIRSVLADSKGRIWIGNNGIGVLLMEGNSIINFSEKNNLIDPTSTRRGDKSKPGTLEHVFAIEEDAEGNIWFGDRDTGAWKYDGKTLTNYSISDKPSKPMIWTIYKDNKNNLLFGMADGNIFKFNGKTFEKQF; from the coding sequence ATGAAATTGAAATTGGTTTACATACTACTGGTATTGACACTGAACTTTTCTTGTATTGAAAAGAAATCAACCGAAAAAGAAGTTAAGAACCCTGAATTGGTAATTTCTTTAAAAGCAGACACCTTAAAATTTACTTCTGGAATACGTGCTATCTTTCAGGACAGTAAAGGCAATTATTGGTTTGGAAGTCATAAGGAAGGCGTAAGTTTTTATAATGGAAAATCATTTGAATACTTTACAACAAATGAAGGCTTATCCGACAATCAAATCCGTTCAATCCAAGAAGACAAGAATGGAAAAATTTGGTTTGGAACTGCAAAAGGAATAAGTGCATATGACAAAGGAAAGTTTACCACTTATTCAACAAATTTTAATAACCCAAGATATGAATGGAATGAAACCAATGGAGATTTATGGTTTTATGCGGGTGAAGAAGACGGAATAAATCGTTTTGACGGAAAAAATATGAACTATCTGATTTTTCCAAAACCTAAAAATGAAAACCTGAATAATTCTTATGGTGTAACTGACATATCAAAGGAGCAAGACGGTAAAGTTTGGATGGCAACTTATGCAGCACTATTTAACTATGATGGTAAAATGGTAAATATTTTTGATAATGAAAAATTAAACCTAAAAGATAATGAGCTTTTGCATATAAGAAGTGTATTAGCAGATTCAAAAGGACGAATTTGGATAGGAAATAATGGAATTGGCGTTTTGCTAATGGAAGGTAATTCAATAATTAATTTTTCTGAAAAGAATAATTTAATCGATCCAACAAGCACAAGAAGAGGAGATAAATCAAAACCAGGCACACTTGAACACGTTTTTGCTATTGAAGAAGATGCAGAAGGCAATATTTGGTTTGGAGATAGAGATACAGGAGCTTGGAAATATGATGGTAAAACTTTGACAAACTATTCAATTAGTGACAAACCATCTAAACCGATGATTTGGACTATTTATAAAGACAACAAAAACAATTTGCTTTTTGGAATGGCAGACGGAAATATATTTAAGTTTAACGGAAAGACTTTTGAAAAGCAATTTTAA
- a CDS encoding thioredoxin family protein, with protein MQFESYLQKSTSFPEYMQLLESLMEQGKTTGADQSELMVSYARLNLQRMRRVDKTTQLLPELEAVLAQIRQPQTWIVLTEGWCGDAAQILPLFHLIAAKYPVITLRILLRDENTELMDQYLTNGGRAIPKLIITDAATHAELGNWGPRPAAATELLNDLKAIGADLEVMKEKLHLWYAKDKTVHIQQELITLLKGELPL; from the coding sequence ATGCAATTTGAATCATACCTGCAAAAATCTACGAGCTTTCCTGAATATATGCAACTTCTGGAATCATTGATGGAGCAAGGCAAAACTACAGGTGCCGACCAAAGCGAACTTATGGTGTCTTATGCCAGGCTGAACCTGCAACGGATGCGCCGGGTAGATAAAACTACACAGCTCCTGCCGGAGCTGGAGGCAGTGCTTGCCCAGATCAGACAACCGCAAACCTGGATCGTGCTCACGGAAGGATGGTGTGGCGATGCGGCCCAGATCCTCCCACTGTTTCATCTCATCGCAGCAAAATACCCGGTCATCACCCTGCGCATCCTGCTGCGTGATGAAAATACGGAACTGATGGACCAATACCTCACCAATGGTGGCCGGGCTATCCCTAAGCTGATCATTACCGACGCTGCCACGCATGCCGAACTGGGCAACTGGGGACCCCGCCCGGCAGCGGCTACAGAACTGCTCAACGACCTGAAAGCCATCGGCGCCGACCTGGAAGTGATGAAGGAAAAACTCCACCTCTGGTACGCCAAGGATAAAACCGTGCATATACAACAGGAACTGATTACCCTGCTCAAAGGTGAACTGCCACTGTAA
- a CDS encoding RNA polymerase sigma factor, producing MSVLSPDNNLWTRFRNGDEQALFVIYKTHYNYLYKCGLKLSGDPVLTADLINQVFLGIWERKDTVGEVEHLKAYLVTGLKRMIYKEWEAREKHRSMLQSPDFVTEAFQHSIEEHLVQLQLKEDNRQRILDAVKKLSPRQQELISLRFYQELTYEEMADKTGLSPRTIYNAVYEALKKLKSGLLQKVMVMILLLSVYCYATLIC from the coding sequence ATGTCTGTATTATCACCTGATAATAATTTATGGACTCGTTTCCGCAATGGCGATGAGCAGGCGTTGTTTGTTATCTACAAGACTCACTACAATTACCTGTACAAATGCGGCCTGAAACTTTCCGGGGATCCCGTGCTCACAGCGGATCTGATCAACCAGGTATTTCTGGGTATCTGGGAGCGGAAGGATACGGTAGGAGAAGTGGAGCATCTCAAAGCCTACCTGGTAACCGGCCTGAAAAGGATGATCTACAAGGAGTGGGAAGCACGGGAAAAGCACCGGAGTATGTTACAATCGCCTGATTTTGTGACAGAAGCGTTTCAGCATTCCATTGAGGAGCATCTGGTACAGCTGCAGTTGAAAGAAGACAACCGGCAGCGGATACTGGACGCTGTGAAAAAGCTGAGTCCGCGGCAGCAGGAATTGATCAGTTTGCGGTTTTACCAGGAGCTGACATATGAAGAGATGGCCGACAAAACCGGTTTATCCCCCCGTACCATCTATAATGCCGTATATGAGGCCCTGAAAAAGCTCAAATCGGGGTTATTGCAGAAGGTGATGGTGATGATTTTGCTGTTGTCCGTATACTGTTATGCCACCCTGATCTGCTGA
- a CDS encoding FecR family protein, whose amino-acid sequence MDAHHFSIEDFLVNESFANYCLHNRASDRRFWEQWLAAHPEKQEDFDTARDLLLAMSGYLPEEQVSARLEAFKGLLREKKASLQQAAMSATPIPAVPVPAPVRTMRNAYWWTAAAVILGIIAVGYLRFVKPVAPEAGMLVYTSENDKRSNITLADGSTVILYPHSKLTVMPDYNHQSRRVVLEGQGFFTVADVAQRPFSVVAKKYTTTALGTAFMVSAYEMDATVKVSLVSGKVKIEGTQHDSVMQPVILAPGEQFVEHTAKDKDSSATITFDVNSLQSVISGQLIFKDASFTELKTQLEAYYGVTIYTDIPLSSIKPFTGEFNDQPLMHVLEVIGYVNNLKIRQDTNRVYILAR is encoded by the coding sequence ATGGATGCTCATCATTTTTCTATAGAGGATTTTCTGGTAAACGAATCGTTCGCGAATTATTGTTTGCACAATAGAGCGTCGGACCGTCGTTTCTGGGAGCAGTGGCTGGCCGCGCATCCCGAAAAGCAGGAAGATTTTGATACTGCCCGCGACCTGTTGCTGGCTATGAGTGGTTATCTGCCGGAAGAGCAGGTATCTGCCCGGCTGGAAGCATTCAAGGGACTCCTGCGCGAAAAAAAGGCTTCCCTGCAGCAGGCAGCTATGTCTGCAACACCAATACCTGCAGTCCCTGTGCCTGCACCGGTAAGGACGATGCGCAACGCCTATTGGTGGACAGCCGCCGCCGTGATACTGGGCATCATTGCCGTAGGGTACCTGCGCTTTGTAAAACCCGTTGCCCCCGAAGCAGGCATGCTCGTATATACCAGTGAAAATGACAAGCGCAGCAATATCACCCTGGCAGACGGCAGCACCGTGATCTTATACCCGCATAGCAAGCTCACCGTGATGCCTGATTATAATCACCAAAGCCGGAGAGTAGTGCTGGAAGGACAGGGCTTTTTTACCGTAGCAGATGTAGCGCAGCGGCCTTTTTCCGTAGTAGCTAAAAAATATACCACCACCGCATTGGGTACCGCCTTTATGGTAAGCGCCTATGAAATGGACGCCACCGTAAAAGTATCCCTGGTAAGTGGTAAAGTGAAGATAGAAGGCACGCAGCACGACAGCGTTATGCAGCCCGTGATCCTGGCCCCCGGAGAGCAGTTTGTAGAGCATACGGCCAAAGATAAAGACAGCAGCGCTACCATCACCTTTGATGTAAACAGCTTACAATCGGTGATATCGGGGCAGCTGATATTTAAAGACGCTTCCTTTACTGAGCTGAAAACCCAACTGGAAGCTTACTATGGTGTGACTATTTATACTGATATTCCATTATCATCCATCAAACCTTTTACCGGAGAATTTAATGACCAGCCCTTGATGCATGTATTGGAAGTGATCGGCTATGTGAATAACCTGAAGATCAGACAGGATACTAACCGTGTATATATACTGGCCAGATAG
- a CDS encoding SusC/RagA family TonB-linked outer membrane protein codes for MSMALPNRSLAALCCNVIAALVLLPLALSAAEREQPRFTINPTVTVGFDKTPVITAFSQIERLTDMKFCYSSEDVDNRKAVTLEKRKRKLSDLLEKIGEQTALQFAQIERNIAVKPAAENTGSSLPAPAGFLAAASGASMAETLAVAAIPVKGRILSAKGEPLPGVSVKVKGASIGGVSDVNGNFSLQVPDEQAVLQFSFIGYLPHEEAVGGRTNIEVILQEDTRQMNEVVVTALGIKREAKKLGYSVQKVGGDDIIKAAPPTVATGLMGKVAGLNINTPNGVEGSSSRIVIRGNTSISRNNQPLIVIDGIPVDNDFNVYRGSRGSAEEKEPTRSENYQDWGSVLNFINSDDIEEVNVLKGPTAAALYGARGANGVLMITMKKGNRKSGLGVDYNYSYRVNEAYRFQDMQNEYGYGGAIAMWMANPDFPTGADGKPRYPTDFSSTNVPAKYASHGDIPGGWSSWDQFSWYGTAASWGPRLDGQEITWWDGTKRRWDPQPNNLKEYYRKGHTGTHNVSLSGGGDFGNMRLSFTRTDNTSIIPNSDFNQNTINLGTQLKVTQKLTADVSASYTVYNRLNSPDVGNDNNSWAKFMTYGMSRDSKVLEKELYKYANGSKRDFGSSDGVPMGYPYKGYGNDIFWNAMMNNVQLQRNQLMGNVKLNAEITSWFNMTGRAGINQSTNDFETKNTPTDSGGVKGAYGHEMYKNSTRNLELLGTLHKDNFLTDGLTASFTAGASSWYQNNYGMQAWNKGPFATPYIYTLKNVLVTSGLNPKDWAPEEARAEKKINSVYGLLDLSYKNYLFLQVTGRNDWSSTLPKVSNSYFYPSASLSFLFTDAWDMGNAKSWLDFGKVRVAYAGSASDANPYEANYTFDTDVFGGAATRSIKDVLAPINLVPQRSQSYEAGIQLSMLKSRLSLDFTYYRINSTDQIINIDVPPSSGVKKVVFNTGELLNRGYEFIIRGRAIESRDFQWDVTLNGAHNQNKLLYLGEGGDFYEIGSLFGAANGVVMRVAVGQNYGTIYGYDYTYKDGRRVVEDVMDKANTTVIGTKYVMTKDVVPIGNATPWLTGGLGNTFRYKNFSLYGLIDFKWGGDIYSGSYGSAMGNGLAPETVVERNGGGLPYTFPDGKTANKGVILEGVYADGKENTQVVNYMWKYAARYAAWSHLPIPRREAVFENSWMKLREINLTYQLPSTLMKKTGFINGLSVSLIGRDLFYLYSSLPDHLNPESVNGIGNAQGIEFGAFPGTRSYGFSVKASF; via the coding sequence ATGAGTATGGCCCTACCAAACCGCTCGTTAGCAGCCCTGTGCTGCAACGTTATCGCTGCCCTTGTGCTGCTACCCCTGGCTTTAAGCGCAGCCGAGAGAGAGCAGCCCAGGTTTACGATCAACCCTACCGTTACAGTGGGATTTGATAAGACACCTGTTATCACCGCTTTTAGCCAGATAGAGCGGCTCACTGATATGAAATTTTGTTACAGCAGCGAAGATGTAGACAATCGCAAAGCAGTAACACTGGAAAAAAGAAAAAGAAAATTATCTGATTTACTGGAAAAAATAGGCGAACAAACCGCCCTGCAATTTGCGCAGATAGAACGCAATATTGCGGTAAAACCAGCCGCAGAAAATACCGGTAGCAGCCTGCCTGCACCTGCCGGGTTTTTGGCTGCAGCAAGTGGCGCTTCCATGGCTGAAACCCTGGCAGTAGCGGCCATTCCTGTAAAAGGAAGGATCCTCTCTGCCAAAGGCGAACCACTGCCCGGTGTATCCGTAAAGGTGAAAGGCGCTTCCATTGGTGGCGTGTCTGATGTGAACGGTAATTTCAGCCTGCAGGTACCTGATGAGCAGGCCGTATTGCAGTTCTCCTTTATCGGCTATCTGCCACACGAAGAAGCAGTAGGCGGCAGAACAAATATTGAGGTGATCCTGCAGGAAGATACCCGCCAGATGAATGAAGTGGTGGTAACCGCCCTGGGTATTAAAAGAGAAGCCAAAAAGCTGGGCTACTCTGTACAAAAAGTAGGTGGCGACGATATCATCAAAGCCGCTCCTCCTACCGTAGCTACCGGCCTGATGGGTAAAGTAGCGGGGTTGAACATTAACACGCCGAATGGGGTAGAAGGAAGTTCTTCCCGTATCGTGATCCGCGGAAACACCAGCATCAGCCGTAACAACCAGCCCCTGATCGTAATAGACGGGATACCGGTAGACAATGATTTTAACGTGTACCGCGGTTCCCGTGGCAGTGCAGAAGAAAAAGAACCTACCCGTTCTGAAAACTACCAGGACTGGGGCTCTGTACTTAACTTCATCAACAGTGATGATATCGAAGAAGTGAACGTACTGAAAGGGCCTACCGCCGCTGCCCTGTATGGTGCGCGTGGTGCCAATGGCGTATTGATGATCACGATGAAAAAAGGTAATCGCAAATCAGGACTAGGAGTAGACTATAACTACTCTTACCGGGTAAACGAAGCTTACCGTTTTCAGGATATGCAAAATGAATATGGTTATGGCGGTGCTATCGCCATGTGGATGGCCAATCCGGATTTTCCTACCGGAGCAGATGGTAAGCCCCGTTATCCAACAGATTTCAGCAGCACCAATGTACCCGCCAAATATGCCAGTCATGGTGATATTCCCGGTGGCTGGAGCAGCTGGGATCAGTTTAGCTGGTATGGTACTGCCGCTTCCTGGGGACCCAGACTGGACGGACAGGAAATTACCTGGTGGGATGGCACCAAAAGAAGATGGGACCCTCAGCCCAACAACCTGAAAGAGTATTACCGCAAAGGACATACCGGTACACATAATGTATCCCTTTCCGGTGGTGGCGATTTTGGGAACATGCGTTTGTCTTTTACCCGTACAGACAATACCTCTATCATTCCCAACAGTGACTTTAACCAGAACACCATCAACCTGGGTACCCAGTTGAAAGTAACCCAGAAACTTACTGCCGATGTATCTGCCAGCTATACGGTGTATAACCGGCTCAACTCACCGGATGTAGGTAATGATAACAACTCCTGGGCTAAGTTTATGACCTATGGCATGTCGCGCGATTCCAAAGTATTGGAAAAAGAGCTGTACAAATATGCCAATGGTTCCAAACGTGATTTTGGCAGCTCAGATGGTGTGCCGATGGGATATCCTTATAAAGGCTATGGTAATGATATTTTCTGGAATGCCATGATGAATAATGTGCAGCTGCAGCGTAATCAGCTGATGGGAAATGTGAAGCTGAATGCAGAGATCACCTCCTGGTTTAATATGACTGGCCGTGCCGGTATTAATCAGAGCACCAATGATTTTGAAACCAAAAACACCCCTACCGATTCCGGTGGCGTAAAAGGCGCATATGGACATGAAATGTACAAAAACTCTACCCGTAACCTGGAGTTGTTAGGCACACTGCATAAAGACAATTTCCTGACCGATGGGCTTACCGCCAGCTTTACCGCAGGCGCCAGCTCCTGGTATCAGAATAATTACGGCATGCAGGCCTGGAACAAAGGCCCCTTTGCCACCCCTTATATTTACACGTTGAAGAATGTACTGGTTACCTCCGGCCTGAACCCTAAAGACTGGGCACCGGAAGAAGCCAGGGCAGAAAAGAAGATCAACTCCGTGTATGGCTTGCTGGACCTGTCTTACAAGAACTACCTGTTCCTGCAGGTAACCGGCCGTAACGACTGGTCATCTACCCTGCCTAAAGTAAGCAACTCTTACTTTTATCCATCCGCTTCCCTCAGCTTCCTCTTTACAGATGCCTGGGATATGGGGAATGCCAAAAGCTGGCTGGACTTTGGTAAAGTACGTGTAGCATATGCCGGTAGTGCCAGTGATGCCAACCCTTATGAAGCCAACTACACCTTTGATACAGATGTATTTGGCGGCGCCGCCACCAGGAGTATTAAGGACGTGCTGGCACCGATCAACCTGGTACCACAGCGTTCTCAATCTTATGAAGCCGGTATACAGCTGAGCATGTTAAAGAGCCGGTTGAGCCTAGACTTTACCTACTACCGTATCAACTCTACCGACCAGATCATCAACATCGACGTACCCCCTTCCTCCGGTGTAAAGAAAGTAGTGTTCAATACCGGAGAGCTGCTGAACAGAGGATATGAATTCATCATTCGCGGACGTGCCATTGAAAGCCGTGATTTCCAGTGGGACGTAACCCTGAACGGTGCACATAACCAGAACAAGCTGTTGTACCTGGGCGAAGGCGGTGATTTTTATGAAATAGGCAGCCTGTTTGGCGCCGCCAATGGGGTGGTGATGCGCGTAGCCGTAGGACAAAACTATGGTACTATTTACGGGTATGATTATACGTACAAAGATGGTAGAAGAGTAGTAGAAGATGTGATGGATAAAGCCAATACTACGGTAATAGGTACCAAATATGTGATGACCAAGGATGTAGTACCTATCGGTAATGCTACACCGTGGCTCACCGGTGGTTTGGGCAATACCTTCCGGTATAAAAATTTCAGCCTGTATGGCCTGATCGATTTTAAATGGGGAGGAGATATCTACAGTGGTAGTTACGGATCGGCTATGGGTAATGGATTGGCACCAGAAACCGTGGTAGAGCGTAATGGCGGTGGATTGCCTTACACTTTCCCGGATGGTAAAACCGCTAATAAAGGCGTGATCCTGGAAGGCGTATATGCT